In Raphanus sativus cultivar WK10039 chromosome 5, ASM80110v3, whole genome shotgun sequence, the following proteins share a genomic window:
- the LOC108857050 gene encoding uncharacterized protein LOC108857050 isoform X2, whose protein sequence is MLLSVETGTFRRTHWSELAVCFRFASVKRKSRASSPSSSSPHTDLLTYVRGSLDKLEGPSHHWLNRDAAETSKQLVKEKGTYVVLAGDLLYGDPSGFFEKLKLLQQRSPGVCFMGIHFSDQARITDDRTALAELIVKEYLTFPVLLSEKEFPKSSGEEVRYFVFRDFKNPLIYQDKDLDIASVAKDLDSLSQDTEKSKSVKLFTNTWSKQADAIKEPHFSSFLQDLFLYFPGCLSADEVGDCLFLSDSNHHRIIISNYSGEILDSIGCFPGFEDGEFESAKMLRPAATLYDEEEDCLYIVDSENHAIRRANIKTRVLETVYPKVIKKSGGLWSWIMEKVGIEKDDDTTVDADAQSEESDAPSLMFPWHILKRDNDTLLVINKSCSKLWIINLPSGEIEEVVEGLQGIMEICGELITEKLSVLKYLPSTWLQQQTKAITSCKELPSAALLSSFSKFGDDIVMTDITGQRVLKLNRESGACSSIQFSNIGILGLPYWLSTPLERVFNLASGVPEAHISHTHQLRLLPGKISITLKIEIPQCTELVEPVQESCIWRQARGSITEVSNAGSAVEPSEKVGISQQWYDELDNLAKEIVNPELAEEEEEKEEDVSEVESGDDGRIRIDCSVNTSPGSSELIVYAALYLRLAKNVETEGASQEELARRIADVLKPARNMTTMDEDLFVKVLLKSKREVRDIVFLKPVHVRIRFDTMDHPKADNSRDIILTDSSAQIDVRL, encoded by the exons TTTGTTTCAGATTTGCGTCAGTGAAACGAAAGTCTCGAGcttcttctccctcttcctcttccccaCATACTGATTTGCTCACTTATGTTAGAGGTTCACTTGATAAACTTGAAG GTCCTTCCCATCATTGGTTGAATCGTGACGCTGCTGAGACTAGTAAACAGCTTGTCAAGGAGAAAGGGACTTATGTAGTTCTCGCTGGAGATTTGCTTTATGGAGATCCCAGTGGTTTCTTTGAGAAACTCAAGTTGCTTCAGCAGAG GTCTCCTGGAGTCTGTTTCATGGGCATTCACTTTAGTGATCAAGCTAGAATCACTGATGATCGAACTGCTTTAGCTGAGTTGATTGTGAAGGAATATCTTACTTTTCCTGTACTGCTTTCTGAGAAAGAGTTTCCAAAG TCAAGTGGAGAAGAAGTGCGCTACTTCGTGTTCAGAGATTTTAAGAATCCTTTAATCTACCAAGACAAGGATCTGGATATTGCTTCTGTAGCTAAAG ATCTTGACAGCCTTAGTCAAGATACTGAGAAATCCAAGTCCGTCAAACTTTTCACCAACACTTGGTCTAAACAGGCTGATGCTATCAAGGAACCAcatttctcttctttcttgcAGGATTTGTTTCTTTACTTTCCAG GTTGTCTCTCTGCAGACGAAGTTGGAGATTGTCTGTTTCTTTCTGATAGCAACCATCATCGTATTATCATATCCAATTATAGTGGTGAGATCTTAGACAGC ATTGGTTGTTTCCCAGGTTTTGAGGATGGGGAATTTGAATCTGCTAAGATGTTACGTCCTGCAGCCACCCTTTATGACGAAGAGGAGGATTGCCTTTACATTGTAGATTCTGAG AACCATGCCATTAGAAGAGCAAATATAAAGACGCGGGTCCTGGAAACGGTATATCCAAAGGTTATCAAGAAGAGTGGTGGCTTATGGTCTTGGATAATGGAGAAAGTGGGTATTGAAAAAGATGACGATACAACAGTTGATGCCGACGCTCAATCAGAAGAGTCTGATGCTCCCTCCCTGATGTTTCCATGGCATATACTGAAACGTGATAATGATACTCTTCTAGTCATTAACAAAAG CTGTTCGAAGTTGTGGATAATTAATTTACCTTCAGGAGAGATCGAAGAAGTCGTGGAAG GGCTCCAGGGGATAATGGAGATCTGTGGCGAATTGATCACGGAGAAGCTATCAGTCTTGAAATATTTGCCTTCTACTTGGTTGCAACAGCAAACTAAGGCCATCACCTCATGCAAGGAGCTGCCAAGTGCTGCTCTCTTGTCTTCTTTCTCCAAATTTGGAGACGACATTGTCATGACAGATATAA CTGGTCAGAGGGTGTTGAAGCTAAATAGAGAATCTGGAGCATGCTCTAGTATACAGTTTTCAAACATTGGGATCCTTGGGTTGCCGTATTGGTTGTCCACGCCACTGGAGAGAGTTTTCAATCT AGCCAGCGGAGTACCGGAAGCACACATCAGCCATACTCATCAACTCCGGTTATTACCAG GTAAAATTAGCATAACGTTGAAGATAGAGATCCCTCAATGCACAGAGCTTGTTGAACCGGTACAAGAAAGCTGCATCTGGCGACAAGCAAGAGGCTCAATCACCGAAGTCTCAAATGCTGGAAGTGCAGTGGAACCTTCTGAAAAG GTTGGAATCTCACAACAATGGTATGATGAGTTAGATAACCTCGCCAAAGAAATAGTCAACCCTGAATTAgctgaggaagaggaagagaaagaagaagatgtttCCGAGGTCGAGAGTGGAGATGATGGACGGATACGCATCGATTGCTCTGTTAATACAAGTCCTGGCTCAAGCGAG CTTATTGTCTATGCAGCGTTGTATTTGAGACTTGCAAAGAACGTAGAGACAGAAGGTGCGAGCCAGGAAGAGCTGGCGAGAAGAATAGCAGATGTTTTAAAGCCGGCAAGGAACATGACGACTATGGATGAAGATTTGTTTGTGAAAGTGTTGTTGAAGTCAAAGAGAGAAGTGAGAGACATTGTCTTCTTGAAGCCGGTGCATGTGCGCATAAGGTTTGACACGATGGATCATCCAAAGGCAGATAACTCGAGAGACATTATCTTGACAGATTCTTCTGCTCAGATCGATGTCCGTCTTTGA
- the LOC108857050 gene encoding uncharacterized protein LOC108857050 isoform X1, which yields MSSRSLNLKKISWLSSRIISGNIQWGYQRHVAIGGDRNIPSDTLVGTRGFASVKRKSRASSPSSSSPHTDLLTYVRGSLDKLEGPSHHWLNRDAAETSKQLVKEKGTYVVLAGDLLYGDPSGFFEKLKLLQQRSPGVCFMGIHFSDQARITDDRTALAELIVKEYLTFPVLLSEKEFPKSSGEEVRYFVFRDFKNPLIYQDKDLDIASVAKDLDSLSQDTEKSKSVKLFTNTWSKQADAIKEPHFSSFLQDLFLYFPGCLSADEVGDCLFLSDSNHHRIIISNYSGEILDSIGCFPGFEDGEFESAKMLRPAATLYDEEEDCLYIVDSENHAIRRANIKTRVLETVYPKVIKKSGGLWSWIMEKVGIEKDDDTTVDADAQSEESDAPSLMFPWHILKRDNDTLLVINKSCSKLWIINLPSGEIEEVVEGLQGIMEICGELITEKLSVLKYLPSTWLQQQTKAITSCKELPSAALLSSFSKFGDDIVMTDITGQRVLKLNRESGACSSIQFSNIGILGLPYWLSTPLERVFNLASGVPEAHISHTHQLRLLPGKISITLKIEIPQCTELVEPVQESCIWRQARGSITEVSNAGSAVEPSEKVGISQQWYDELDNLAKEIVNPELAEEEEEKEEDVSEVESGDDGRIRIDCSVNTSPGSSELIVYAALYLRLAKNVETEGASQEELARRIADVLKPARNMTTMDEDLFVKVLLKSKREVRDIVFLKPVHVRIRFDTMDHPKADNSRDIILTDSSAQIDVRL from the exons ATTTGCGTCAGTGAAACGAAAGTCTCGAGcttcttctccctcttcctcttccccaCATACTGATTTGCTCACTTATGTTAGAGGTTCACTTGATAAACTTGAAG GTCCTTCCCATCATTGGTTGAATCGTGACGCTGCTGAGACTAGTAAACAGCTTGTCAAGGAGAAAGGGACTTATGTAGTTCTCGCTGGAGATTTGCTTTATGGAGATCCCAGTGGTTTCTTTGAGAAACTCAAGTTGCTTCAGCAGAG GTCTCCTGGAGTCTGTTTCATGGGCATTCACTTTAGTGATCAAGCTAGAATCACTGATGATCGAACTGCTTTAGCTGAGTTGATTGTGAAGGAATATCTTACTTTTCCTGTACTGCTTTCTGAGAAAGAGTTTCCAAAG TCAAGTGGAGAAGAAGTGCGCTACTTCGTGTTCAGAGATTTTAAGAATCCTTTAATCTACCAAGACAAGGATCTGGATATTGCTTCTGTAGCTAAAG ATCTTGACAGCCTTAGTCAAGATACTGAGAAATCCAAGTCCGTCAAACTTTTCACCAACACTTGGTCTAAACAGGCTGATGCTATCAAGGAACCAcatttctcttctttcttgcAGGATTTGTTTCTTTACTTTCCAG GTTGTCTCTCTGCAGACGAAGTTGGAGATTGTCTGTTTCTTTCTGATAGCAACCATCATCGTATTATCATATCCAATTATAGTGGTGAGATCTTAGACAGC ATTGGTTGTTTCCCAGGTTTTGAGGATGGGGAATTTGAATCTGCTAAGATGTTACGTCCTGCAGCCACCCTTTATGACGAAGAGGAGGATTGCCTTTACATTGTAGATTCTGAG AACCATGCCATTAGAAGAGCAAATATAAAGACGCGGGTCCTGGAAACGGTATATCCAAAGGTTATCAAGAAGAGTGGTGGCTTATGGTCTTGGATAATGGAGAAAGTGGGTATTGAAAAAGATGACGATACAACAGTTGATGCCGACGCTCAATCAGAAGAGTCTGATGCTCCCTCCCTGATGTTTCCATGGCATATACTGAAACGTGATAATGATACTCTTCTAGTCATTAACAAAAG CTGTTCGAAGTTGTGGATAATTAATTTACCTTCAGGAGAGATCGAAGAAGTCGTGGAAG GGCTCCAGGGGATAATGGAGATCTGTGGCGAATTGATCACGGAGAAGCTATCAGTCTTGAAATATTTGCCTTCTACTTGGTTGCAACAGCAAACTAAGGCCATCACCTCATGCAAGGAGCTGCCAAGTGCTGCTCTCTTGTCTTCTTTCTCCAAATTTGGAGACGACATTGTCATGACAGATATAA CTGGTCAGAGGGTGTTGAAGCTAAATAGAGAATCTGGAGCATGCTCTAGTATACAGTTTTCAAACATTGGGATCCTTGGGTTGCCGTATTGGTTGTCCACGCCACTGGAGAGAGTTTTCAATCT AGCCAGCGGAGTACCGGAAGCACACATCAGCCATACTCATCAACTCCGGTTATTACCAG GTAAAATTAGCATAACGTTGAAGATAGAGATCCCTCAATGCACAGAGCTTGTTGAACCGGTACAAGAAAGCTGCATCTGGCGACAAGCAAGAGGCTCAATCACCGAAGTCTCAAATGCTGGAAGTGCAGTGGAACCTTCTGAAAAG GTTGGAATCTCACAACAATGGTATGATGAGTTAGATAACCTCGCCAAAGAAATAGTCAACCCTGAATTAgctgaggaagaggaagagaaagaagaagatgtttCCGAGGTCGAGAGTGGAGATGATGGACGGATACGCATCGATTGCTCTGTTAATACAAGTCCTGGCTCAAGCGAG CTTATTGTCTATGCAGCGTTGTATTTGAGACTTGCAAAGAACGTAGAGACAGAAGGTGCGAGCCAGGAAGAGCTGGCGAGAAGAATAGCAGATGTTTTAAAGCCGGCAAGGAACATGACGACTATGGATGAAGATTTGTTTGTGAAAGTGTTGTTGAAGTCAAAGAGAGAAGTGAGAGACATTGTCTTCTTGAAGCCGGTGCATGTGCGCATAAGGTTTGACACGATGGATCATCCAAAGGCAGATAACTCGAGAGACATTATCTTGACAGATTCTTCTGCTCAGATCGATGTCCGTCTTTGA
- the LOC108857051 gene encoding probable serine/threonine-protein kinase PBL26 produces the protein MNCFSCFYFHEKKKSPKGSDNSRRRNGELTGRDNNKTHPEIPNKTGDEQNKNNDAEKEMTNNIAAQTFTFRELATATKNFRQECLIGEGGFGRVYKGKLEKCGKIVAVKQLDRNGLQGNKEFIVEVLMLSLLNHKHLVNLIGYCADGDQRLLVYEYMSRGSLEDHLLDLTPDQVPLDWDTRIRIALGAAMGLEYLHDKADPPVIYRDLKAANILLDSDFNAKLSDFGLAKLGPVGDKQHVSSRVMGTYGYCAPEYQRTGQLTIKSDVYSFGVVLLELITGRRVIDTTRPKDEQNLVTWAQPVFKEPSRFPELADPSLEGVFPEKALNQAVAVAAMCLQEEATVRPLMSDVVTALGFLGTAPDGSISIPRYEDVSPPQPSAETSREDPAAAEERERAVAEAMEWGVASRAHSRNPSAAQSLNPSAAQSRNPSAAHSRNPSAS, from the exons atgaattgCTTTTCATGCTTTTATTTccatgaaaagaaaaaatctcCCAAAGGTTCAGATAATAGCCGCCGTAGAAATGGCGAGTTGACCGGTAGAGACAACAACAAAACACACCCTG AGATTCCAAATAAGACTGGGGATGAGCAGAACAAGAACAATGATGCAGAAAAAGAAATGACTAACAACATTGCTGCTCAAACGTTCACCTTTAGGGAGCTAGCTACTGCCACCAAGAATTTCAGACAAGAATGTCTGATCGGTGAAGGCGGCTTTGGAAGGGTTTACAAGGGGAAACTCGAAAAATGTGGCAAG ATTGTGGCAGTGAAGCAGTTAGATAGAAATGGTCTGCAAGGGAACAAAGAGTTCATCGTAGAAGTGTTGATGTTAAGTCTTTTGAATCATAAGCATCTCGTGAATCTCATTGGTTATTGTGCTGATGGAGACCAGAGACTTCTTGTCTACGAGTACATGTCTCGTGGTTCACTTGAAGACCATCTCCTcg ATCTAACACCTGACCAAGTACCGTTGGATTGGGACACAAGGATCAGAATCGCGCTAGGAGCCGCGATGGGTCTTGAATACTTGCATGACAAGGCAGATCCTCCGGTGATCTATAGAGATCTCAAGGCAGCTAATATCCTTTTGGACAGTGACTTCAACGCCAAGTTATCTGATTTTGGGCTAGCGAAGCTAGGTCCTGTCGGAGACAAACAGCATGTGTCTTCACGAGTTATGGGGACTTACGGGTACTGTGCTCCAGAGTATCAGAGAACCGGCCAGTTAACCATTAAATCTGATGTTTACAGCTTCGGGGTTGTGTTGTTGGAACTGATAACTGGACGAAGAGTTATTGATACGACCAGACCCAAAGATGAACAGAACCTAGTGACTTGG GCACAACCAGTGTTCAAAGAACCGAGTAGGTTCCCGGAGTTAGCAGATCCAAGTCTGGAAGGAGTGTTCCCGGAGAAAGCACTTAACCAGGCAGTGGCTGTCGCTGCAATGTGTTTACAAGAAGAGGCCACGGTACGGCCACTCATGAGCGACGTTGTGACCGCTCTCGGTTTCTTGGGAACCGCTCCTGATGGCTCTATCTCTATTCCACGCTACGAAGACGTTTCCCCTCCTCAGCCGTCGGCTGAAACGTCCCGTGAGGATCCTGCGGCGGCTGAAGAACGGGAGAGAGCCGTGGCGGAGGCAATGGAGTGGGGAGTAGCTTCAAGGGCACATTCTCGGAACCCAAGTGCAGCACAGTCCCTAAATCCAAGTGCTGCACAGTCCCGGAACCCAAGTGCAGCACATTCCAGGAACCCAAGTGCTTCttga